In the genome of Desulfobacterales bacterium, the window TTGATTGGAAGAAGGCCTGTTCCACATAATGAAACATTGTTTGGTTTGGCTAAATACCTATACCAGACCGAAGCAGCATGTCAAGTCGCATTTTATACCAAGGCAGCCCGGTTCAATGCACTATCGAAGCGGCCACTGGCCTCTTTCGGTCAACACCGCCCGGAGCTCCTTCAAGGCCTCGTTCGTGGCAGGCACACCGCCATAAACAGCCGTTTGAAAAATGACTTCTGCAATCTCCTGCGGGGTGCAGCCCACATTCAAGGCCGCCTGAATATGCAGGTTCAGTTCATCCGGGCGGGAAAGCACCGTCAAAGCGGCAACCGTAACCAGCTGCCGGGTTTGATGGGGTATTTTTTCCCGGGCATACATCTGGCCGGTAATAAACAGGGACAAATCTTTTGCCAAATCCTTGTCAAACGCCTTCCACAGTTCAAAAGGCCTTTCACCGGAAACATCCTTAAAGTAAAGGGCTGCCGTCTCTTTTGTTTTTTCAACGACTGTTTTGCTCAAAACGATAATGTCCTTTCGCTGCCGGAACCGCGGGCGAGATGCAACCCGACAATCCGTATTTTTCAGAATCCCCGCCGGTTACCGGTTCGCTTT includes:
- a CDS encoding carboxymuconolactone decarboxylase family protein, with protein sequence MSKTVVEKTKETAALYFKDVSGERPFELWKAFDKDLAKDLSLFITGQMYAREKIPHQTRQLVTVAALTVLSRPDELNLHIQAALNVGCTPQEIAEVIFQTAVYGGVPATNEALKELRAVLTERGQWPLR